One part of the Coffea eugenioides isolate CCC68of chromosome 10, Ceug_1.0, whole genome shotgun sequence genome encodes these proteins:
- the LOC113750607 gene encoding uncharacterized protein LOC113750607 yields MVERLGLPTTKHPHPYRLQWLSEEGEIRVYKQVRVPFSIGKYIDEVVCDVAPMHATHVILGRPWQFDKHVTFDDKANKYILLHNGKRMVLTPLTPAQVYEDQLKLQREYELDRQKRKQKAADPGKCSTSTSEHSTKGQVSTPSVTHDPALTKPNTRKRNMIIKAKDVRKLVNSDQPVLLLVCKHVLLNIDELNNALPSSVVALLQEFEDVFPDEVPDGLPPI; encoded by the coding sequence ATGGTTGAAAGATTGGGCCTTCCTACAACTAAACATCCACACCCataccgcctccaatggctaagtgaagAAGGAGAGATACGTGTTTACAAACAGGTACGTGTTCCTTTTTCAATTGGTAAATACATTGATGAAGTAGTGTGTGATGTTGCTCCTATGCATGCGACACATGTCATTTTAGGaagaccttggcaatttgataaaCATGTCACATTTGATGATAAGGCAAACAAGTACATTCTTTTGCACAATGGTAAACGCATGGTCCTAACACcactcacacctgcacaagtgtatgaggaccAACTTAAATTGCAAAGAGAGTATGAATTGGACCgccaaaagaggaaacaaaaggcggCCGACCCTGGCAAATGCTCCACTTCTACAAGTGAGCACTCGACCAAGGGTCAAGTGAGCACACCTAGTGTCACACATGATCCCGCATTGACTAAGCCCAACACTAGGAAGCGAAACATGATAattaaggctaaggatgttCGAAAACTTGTGAATTCTGACCAGCCTGTATTACTCTTGGTTTGCAAACACGTGCTCCTAAATATTGATGAGCTCAATAACGCATTGCCTTCGAGTGTTGTTGCTCTTCTGCAGGAATTCGAGGACGTATTCCCTGATGAGGTCCCTGATGGATTACCCCCCATTTGA
- the LOC113750608 gene encoding uncharacterized protein LOC113750608, producing MVERLGLPTTKHPHPYRLQWLSEEGEVRVYKQVRVPFSIGKYIDEVVCDVAPMHATHVILGRPWQFDKHVTFDAKANKYILLHNGKRMVLTPLTPTQVYEDQLKLQREYELDRQKRKQKAADPGKCSTSTSEHSTKGQVSTPSVTHDPALTKPNTRKRNMIIKAKDVRKLVNSDQPVLLLVCKHVLLNIDELNNALPSSVVALLQEFEDVFPDEVPDGLPPI from the coding sequence ATGGTTGAAAGATTGGGCCTTCCTACAACTAAACATCCACACCCataccgcctccaatggctaagtgaagAAGGAGAGGTACGTGTTTACAAACAGGTACGTGTTCCTTTTTCAATTGGTAAATACATTGATGAAGTAGTGTGTGATGTTGCTCCTATGCATGCGACACATGTCATTTTAGGaagaccttggcaatttgataaaCATGTCACATTTGATGCTAAGGCAAACAAGTACATTCTTTTGCACAATGGTAAACGCATGGTCCTAACACCACTCACACCtacacaagtgtatgaggaccAACTTAAATTGCAAAGAGAGTACGAATTGGACCgccaaaagaggaaacaaaaggcggCCGACCCTGGCAAATGCTCCACTTCTACAAGTGAGCACTCGACCAAGGGTCAAGTGAGCACACCTAGTGTCACACATGATCCCGCATTGACTAAGCCCAACACTAGGAAGCGAAACATGATAattaaggctaaggatgttCGAAAACTTGTGAATTCTGACCAGCCTGTATTACTCTTGGTTTGCAAACACGTGCTCCTAAATATTGATGAGCTCAATAACGCATTGCCTTCGAGTGTTGTTGCTCTTCTGCAGGAATTCGAGGACGTATTCCCTGATGAGGTCCCTGATGGATTACCCCCCATTTGA